Genomic segment of Hirundo rustica isolate bHirRus1 chromosome 6, bHirRus1.pri.v3, whole genome shotgun sequence:
CTTTATCAATCACAGGCCCAAAATGTTTGTTCCCCTATCACCTTTAACTAATGTTAAAGGAAAATTTCAGGTAATTAAAAGTGAAACTCACACCTAAAGCAAACTGTCTTCCCAGAGCTAACTAAATCTGAATAATTCAACACAGATGAACTCACAACAGAGGTCTCCATCATGGTTGCTGTTGCAGTACATTCCCACATCACTTATGTCCTTCACactttgcattaaaaaagaagagggaCCTGGATATCTCACTCCGCTGTATCTCACACTGGCATTCAGGGCATTAATAGCACATGGCACAGTTGGGAATTTTTGTTTCTACACTCTGCATTACATCGGTTTCTATTTTTCAGCAAATTGCCTCAACTGAACTTAAGTATTACACTCACATTAGACACTATTGTGGGCTTGCACTGCCGCCTAGTAAAGGGGTCCATTTGTTGGTTTTTCATGCTGTGactttcagcctggagaagaaatagCACATGGTTTTGCAGAGTCTGCTACTTGCACACTTTCAAATCCTCCCACATCCCCCCATCCATGCAATTACTCATCTGCTACATATGACACTGAGATTTGAGAAAAACCAGCAACATTACAGATTAGAAAGTTTTTAACATGCCCATGGTCCTGCACTTCACAGGACAGAACTGTCCTTATTGCATACAACAGAAAACAGGCACACAACTCTCAGGATAGTTAATGTTTAAGCGCCTGTTAACAAGCTAAACTTTTCctttataaaaatgtaactaCAGAGAACTGAATATGTCTTTCACTGTTTTATTATCTGAAATCTCCTTTATGAGGagccttattttttctttcccatataaaatgcattaaatcaCTATTATAGTGACTAATTGGCTGATAACTCAATTGAGCAAAAGGATAAAGcaatgtgttttaaaatcatGTCATTTGCCTATATGAAAGATTTTACAGATAACTTAAAAAATTGGTAACTTTGCCATGCAATTAACCCTCTTTTCATAATTTCATCTCTACTTGTAGAAAAGTTAATTCAGCACTATTTACCACAAGAGCCTTCTCAGACTCAACGATATTCCACTCTCTATTTCTCTGGTTGATGTAactgcagaatgaaaaaaaggatggggaaaggaaaagaaagtgacTGTCATTTATCAGTCCTTACACAACAAAACACTTGAAAGCATTCTTGCAGCTTCATCCTGACCACAAATTAATCTTATTGCAACGCAACTGAGTTGAAGAGAGCTTACATTTTTGACAGTCTTAACTGCATGACAGATACAAGAAAGTGAAGATAGACAAGCACTAATAGAGCAATTACAATACACATTAACACactgtacaggaaaaaaagaaacaaaatcctgCAGTTAATTTGTTAATGCAttagtttctctttttaaaatattgtttgatACTATTTAAGAAAATTCTCAATATCTGCTTCTTACCTgattgcagaaatattttttgttcgTTGACGATCCAGGGCCTCTGCTCTCTCTTCAAGTTCATTAAGCTGATCTTGAATCTGCTTGGCCTTATCTTGGTCCCCCAAGTCCTCAGCCATAGCCTTCAACCAAACAGAAACTCATTAGGCACTATTCTCTACCCAGAGTTACTCAGAGAGACAACGGATACATCCATTAATCAATCAGCCAACCCTACTCTAGCAGGGAATGCTCTTCCCTGCGTGGAAAGAGTACAACAAAGAGCTACACTTGCCTTACAGCTCACAGCAAAACCGCATTTCTTATTCTGAAGAACTCTGAAAACTCTTACACTAAGGAGGATGTAGGAACACCAGTCCCAGCATGAGGAGGACAGGTCAGTTGGATAACTTAAGTTGcaagttttattaaaatttaacatTCCCTTTTAACACATCAGGAAAAGACCCAAGTTGCCATTTACTTCAGGGAGCAGAGTCCCCCAAAGCACGACAACAGCCTTTTGTGCCACCTGGTGACAACAAAACGCAACTGCACTCCGTGTGATGGGAACCTAAAAATTTACATGCTCGTGTATAGCAAAAGAGTGACcacaaaaatacagttaaaCCAAGGAACCAAGGAATGTATATTAATACAGACTCTTGGGTTTTACTGTATATGAAGCTTTAAAGTCTCGAGAAAGACAAATTTTGGTTCTATTCATGCAGTCCTATCTTCAGAGATACTTAAGACTGCTTGTTTTCTTCACTTCTTGGCTTTGGCTTTTATGCACTGTTAGGTATACTTGTTCCAGGAAGACTACAGGTAAAAACAGTTCATGGCAAGTAAATCTCTggcctcttcttttttttcaatataaatGACCAGCCATAAAGTGACAATTCGGttaatgaataaaaaataatgtaacaaCTTCTGTGCTTCCCATCTTAAAATAAGAAGAGAAAATCAACTTTCAAACATTATTATGAGGTACTGTAGTGGCTGgtactctaaaaaaaaaaacaaaccaaaaaaacccccaacaaaactgACAAACCCCcatccccccaccccaaaaaaaaagctaagaaaaagggaaaagtttcAACCAGTTTAAGACTTTAACGGACACAAAAAGAGACAACTTAAATTGTTGGTAAATTGCCCCTAAAAAAAAGAGTGCAATAGTTGACTGGGTTCTCAGTATTCCGACAATGAACCTTTAGAACCACCGTCCAGCTGCACAGTTGAAGTCAAGCTTACTGCCGACTACTGCCAAAATCCAGATGAGTTCCAGTTCTTCAAAATCAAAGACTACGTTAACCTTGCAGGCATCATCTCATCTCTCACCTTCTCCTTTAACAGTTGAGTTTTCTTCATGGCGTAATTTGGAGGTGCTTTTCTGaacctttccttctctttcacaATCTGTAAGATGCAGAGGAAACTACATGAATATGCTATATGAAATCTTTATTTCAATACTTGGACATTAGAAGCAACAGATGAGTATCACCtaagaaatttatttattgccACTGAATTTGTCATATGCTCTGATGATTCTGTTTTTTAGTTTGTGTCTCTGGTGATGAGTTACAGGCCCATTCTCCTCACTACTTGTGTCTTTGGTGATGAGTTACAGGCCCATTCTCCTCACTACTTGCAGAAACCTGATGCCAATCACCTTTGGTCAGCATCAAGCAAGTACAAAACTGCATAAACTGTGATAAATGCAACTACCATGAGGCTGTCAGTTTTTCGGAACTTGAGAACTAAGTTGGCATACTCAAGAGTACAGAGCTATGCAACACAAGTTCAAGAGGAGGTAACAGGGCACAAATGGTAAAGAAAAGCAGGAGTGAACACCAAACAACAGCAGGTTCACCAAGCTACTCTGTCCAGTTACAAAACTTCCTTTTGAGccttgtattttcttcttggaaaGCAAATACCATGATCATTTGCTTTGTAATGGCTACTGCTCTACTGCATGAGTTCCTGTCACTTTTAAGCACTGACACAGCTTCATTACAATGCATCATTTACCTCTTCAATGTCCTGATCATTAAACTTGTAGTTGAGGGCTTCTTTGATGGACACTTCCTTCTTGTTTATCTCATCTAGTGTGGGTAGCTGCATCCCAGCAGAGAACATCTAAACACGAGACAAAGTTACTTTCCAATTAAAGTATGCTTGGCAGAAGGCTGCTAAGAAGAAACTAAAGTCTGGCAAACTTACTGCTTCCTTCCACTTCATAAATTCACTTTCAGTAAATTCCTGATTTGAGACAAACTCCAAGCGAAACACACGTGAATCACTGCCATGCCTGCAACAATAAAGTGTAAAACATCCCCTTGTGATGGTGTAAAGTGGTGACATTGGATCTATATATGTAAACTGGTTAAAGAAGCCCCAAACCAGACAACCACAGGCCAACACAATCATAACTCCCTGCGTGAAatttttggggtatttttaaaatttccgATATGCATAAGGagtgaaataaaaaccaaacccaaaaccaaataaacccaACCCAAATATTCTGGCATTAAGTAGCATGACGAGACTCTGTCTGTTTCTCAGTTCTCACTTCCAAACTTCCCACAGAACATCATTTGCTATGAAAAGGACACTGATTTATGAACTAAGGAGGATTCCTTTAGTATCTTACCGCAACTGTAGTCCTTTGTTTGTCCGTGTCCCACCAAGTTGGTAAACCTTTGCAGTCTCTACCACACCAGTTATTTCAGCAACCTGTATCACAGAGTAAAATATATGAGAAGAAGGATGCAAGGgagtttttttttcatgttcctggAATGTATCTGGCATATTCAAGCCTTtttactggaaacagaaaaCCTTAATCTAGCTAACAATTCTAACCAGATCAAGGAAAGCAAGACTCTTCAGTATACATTACCAGGTACTGAATGAGTTGCTTCATACATAATTTTTGAGTTAATAAATTATACCATCTGAATGCTTGATGCAGTTTTTGTATCTTCTCAGCTTTACTTTCCTGAGCAAATAGTGTACAATCTCCTACCTTTCCTATTTCCTTCTCAAATAATGTTGGTTTGGGTTAACATATATTCCAAATGAAATACACTATTTACTGCTCACATACTAAGCACAGCCCTTGTAGGGGCCTTTTTAATGCGATTTTAGACACTGTTACTGTATCCTGTGATTacagcaaagaaacagaaaaacaaaactgtgttcTCAACCACAGTCTCTTCTGAAGGCACATTGGTGTACTAGAAACTTTGTACAAAAATAGCCAAGATCCCACAATAACTTGGGAACAGTCCTAGAAATAAGGAGTGAATCTTACTCATCCTTACTTGGTCTAAGCAGAATCTGGAACTCTAGTTTGCAATACAAATGATAAGACAACATGAACCAAAGCTGGGAGATCAGGCTTTATTAGTGCTCCCTCTCTCTCAGTAAATTTATCTTCTCCCCTAGGTGGTCACatagatttatttattcttaaacCAATCTCCTCCACCTCTTTGGCAGCAATGGCATTCTCCGGTTATAATCTTTTTGTATCAGTCAGTCACTGGTACCTGAGACCTGATaatctgcaaatattttattacagcacaaaacaaagaagcaaatcCCTCGGAGCTAAACTCACCCGATACACAGGTTTACTGTTGTGATTGCCAATGCCGATACGGACAAAGCAGCCAGTGACTGTCTTGGCAAAGAAGGGCATGTGACACCAGCGTTCCAGCTTGTGCCGCGACAACCGTACTCGGTTCAGCTCTTCAGGCAAGGACACTGGCTGGGACttgggaggaatttcttctttcctgatTTGGGAAAGgtgagagggaagaaagaaaaaagtagagACATaatcaaaacccaaaaagtAAGGCGCAGCATGGGCACTATTTAAATTACCTGTAAAAGGAATGATTGATCATGCACTAGTTGACTGTAGATGTGTGAATTTATCTTTCATGAGAAAGGCTTAACATGAAGCCTAGACTTATTAAACACTGCCCCTGCTACCAGAAAGCAGGAAGGCACACACTAAGACAGTTTATAGACTAATGCTTTAAGATAAGCCAGCACATGTATCTGCCCAGGTATGTGCCAGagttctgcagctgctgaactGCAGGAGTAAACAAATCAGTAAACAACAGTGTAATTTGGACCAAATCCGACAGCAGGGAACTGAAGCTGCAAATCCACCCAAGGTAAACGAGTCCCAGGAACCATGATATAGCACCAAGGACTCAAATCTGAGCAATGCAATTGTGCCCAGAGGCAAAAACACTTTAGAGACACTGAACTGCCCCGAACAATCCTCTAAAACAGCATGTGCCTATCTAAAGTGGATCTCTATTTTTGAACACATTTACAAATAATCATAGCCCAGTGTTTACTACTTACTCTTCCTCTTCATCAGAGGATGACGATCTGGATGAGCGATCACTTTTCTCACTAGATttatcatcctcctcctcctcttcatcatCAGAGTATACTTCACTAGTTTTTAATGGCTGTTTTTTTGCAAGCAATTCAGCTGAGGGGAAGGACAGAGAACAAGGAAAAGCAagctataaatattttatgaatgCTTCCCCATAAGAGCTGAACCTTAATTGCTTCAAAAAAAGTCCAAGAGGCAGACAGGTACTAATTTTACACTAGATACAGGTGACACATGTTCAAATCCACTAGTAAGCTGTGCACTTCATTGACTTCTCTCTTTGTATATAcatgaagtatttaaaaacatcCTAAACCTCAGTTGTGCTTATTTTCATCCTCCCAGCTTGACTGCAGATAGTAATTCAAGATGGGTGTAACAACTGGATATACAAGAAAAAAACTATTATGATCAGACAAGTCGTtattttgcaaggaaaaagaaaacaacctcAAGTTTGGAGAGGATCACAATAATATCCAGtagagtaaaaataaatgttgtgtCAAAAGTcagtggcaagatggacagaTGATGTGCTAGTGAAGAAATAAGCAAAGGTAGACAGGGTATCACAAGTACAGTAAGTAGGAGTCTGAATGATTCAGAGATGAAAAACCTGAATCTAAGTGACCAATTCAGACACATTAAAACTTAAACTTAGTAAATATTACTAAGAGCCATTCAGTGGATTGCAATGAAAGTTCTGTTTTTAGATGACTCCAGGGAGGGGTAGAGGTGAGGAATACTACATCAGTGGTTGCCAAATATCACCCTAGGTGGTCATGTTGGGCAAAGACCAAGGAACACATTCACTCCAAGGAGGAGGAATGTTGCATTAATTTGAAACAGGAAGTATCACTTTCAGAGAGTTGCAATAATGCCTCAAAAATGGTAGCAGTAGCAACATGCTTTCATACCTGTtctgttcttccttttctctctttccgCTTTTAGTTCCTCCATTGCCTGGGATTTCTTGTCTAGCTTTTCATCCCGCTTTGATCTCCGCTCTTTGTTATGTGACATGACCTACAAACATGCACAGAAAATCCCTCAACACCATAAATCCATAAGTTGAAAAGCATGAAAACGAAGATTATTTGCAAACGTTGAAAATTTTTCAAATAGAAATTACTAATATACTcctttttgaaataattttttttcagttcatttttgTGGAGGCTAGAGAGGGAAACCAATCTAGAGCATATTTCTTTATTCTGCTTCATATCAAAAATAATGAACATATTTATAATTCAACATTTCTGCCACCAAGTCTTAGTCTCAAAATTCCTCCTAAAGTTAAAAAAGGActagagaaataaaagagaagtaATTCAGCAAATAACACGTAATGAGGAAAAACTGGATGATTATTCTTCTCATTTGCTGGTTTTCAAAGCCAAATCAAAGCACTAATTTTCATTTAgtagcaaagaaaaaagttatgttaaaaaatacttaaagcagaaataaagttGCTTGTAAAATCTGCAAGATGCATGCAAATCTTAAATGTTTTAAGTCTTCTtgtcttttccatttctaaCAGGTCTATCTCTATAGAGAAAGCAGCCTCTATAATAAGCATAAAAGACAGTCATTTGAGCTAAGTTGAAGTAATTTCTGCAGGGCACTATAAAAGAACTCTAAATAAGATCCTTTTACACATGCATATATGTATTTGCAAGTACACTTTGTATATTATGAGTGGACTATTAAAGTGTACACACACGTACATATAATGGAGTTGAGGGTGTAGGGGAATTAGGTTCATTCCATTCAACATGTGCCTAAGGGAAAACTCATCTCACCTAATTTGATTTTATGTGTTAAACATCTGTTTCACTAGAAAATAACATGGAATGAATTGTCAGCTGAAGATGCCCTCTTCCATTGCACAAAACCATAGGCAACAAAAAGGTTAAATAATCAACTGGTTTTTAGATGGCTGAAGTTAGGCAAGATGAATCCCATCCCACTCTGGAAGCCTTCCTGCCCTGACTCTATATTAATGGCAGGATCTTAACTGTTTGAATCACAGTTCAGTTACATAGGCCTGGGATCAAAAACCGGTGTTGTCCTCTTTTTACTGGAGATGGAAAAACTATAGAACTACTTCTGCTCCTCCTGACATTCAAGCTTTTCCTTGACATTCCTGCCAGAAGAAACtaagcatttttttccactgtatgTATATGCATGCAAAATAATTAATGACAGTTGAGCAGTTTTTGGTCTGCTCTCAAACTTTTTAAGAAGATCATGCACGGAATGTTTCAGACCGAATGACAAAAGTTTGGCTAAAGGAACTGTAAAAGGATGCTTTCCTCTTCTCGTGTGGGAGGGCTATCACAGCAACTCTCTAGACATAGCTGCAACTTCGTGTTTTTCATTAAAGGAGTACCAGTGCACCCCTCAATTGGCCAAAGATGTTAACTTTCTTAAATGAACTGGAAAAACTGAAGATCTTTTGAGCATATAAATTAACTGAATTCTCATCTGCTTACTACACTGTTTGACATTAAGGGAAAACATTTGGGGTAGAGAGGCCACATCCTATCTCATTTTGCCAAGGGAAATGGGTTTATTACCAAGAATAGTTTCATTTCCTACCTGGGACTCCTGGATCTGTGtgagttttttcttctcctgctcttcctcttgctttttctttttctctttcttttctttcttttttgccgtttttagttttttcttgATTTCAAATCTATTAACAGTTATTGGAACAAAAATAATGTATCAAAGAGCGCTCTTCCCGAGAGCATAAGGGATTACTCAGATGCTGTCACAATTGCTACAAGACTGCAAGGAACACTTCAGCTGCTTGTCTCTTATGTTATCCTGTCCCTTATTCCCATCCCCTCccttaagaaaataaagtgaagAAAAGCTGAGTACACCAAGTGCAATCCTATAGAGAGCTAACCTAAAGGGTTGATGAGACCATGTAGAAATTACTATTCCACAGAAATACACCCTTACTTCATCTTCCTCTTTGCCAATGCAGTGATCATTGCATGCTGCCTCCAACTCTAAAATCATATGGCTATTTCACATCATTTGAACCTAAAcagctgaagatttttttctttaaagccaCTACCATGCTAACTTTTTCATGCTTAAACTTCACCTTTTTACTGGCACTGGTCTGTATAAGAATGACTGCAATGTTTCAGGGAGTCCTCCTTCAGCAGCTAAATTCTCAGACTCAGTTTCTGCAGAAGAATTTACACACTTCCATGTCTACCTTCATAAAATATATCACTCTGATGTCTTATTTTCAGCCACTGTATTCAGAAGAGTAGTAATTTCAATGGAACAGTCCCATGACTGAGATTCCACTGCACCATGGACTGGTCATTGCTTTAGTGAAGTGTGCATATGGACgtacattaaaaaacaaaacaaacaaacaaacaacttccAGTAATTGAAATTCAAAATGTGTTATCCACATGCACATTATACAGTCCATTCTTCTTAAGTCCTTTACACCTGGATTTTGTAGACAACAAACTGAAGTGTTAGATGAGCTCACTGCCCTTTATGCTTAAACATGAAGCATAACACAAAAGACACAGGCATCATATCAAATGCAATGCCTGCCGTAATCCCAATGAATTCACAGCATAATGTACATACAAAGAGCTTTTTAAAGATTCAACTTATCATAAAGTTAAATGACTACTCCACCACCCCCTTAGTTCTACCTGCTAAGACTTTACACAGAACAGCACAAATCCATTTAAGATTAAATCAGTAACACAAGCATCAATTGTTTAGCTTGTTTGTGTCAAGTATTCTCCATCATTCATTCTAAACCAGAGACATTCAGTCACCATGGAATAAAGAGTAAAATTTGAAAGACAGGATGTCCTTCTACATGATCTAAATCCAAACTTACAATCATTCTGATCCCTTTGAGGAGAGCAGTAGAACACATAAGATTCTGAACATAGTGTGAAAATcaaggcaggcaggcagtgtTATGGCTTGGACAAACACAGTTTGGCAGTTGCTTGTATTGACATGATTTACTCAACAGATGTCAGTCCTCCAGGGAAATTTCTCAGCAAgtgagaaaagagaaggcactaaagaagaaagaaactcaAGAAACCTTGCCCTGTATGTGCCAAATCCTTTTGATTAAGACATGTGGGAAGTAAAATAGCTTAACTACAAAGAAGCTGCCTGACTAGACAGTGTAACAGCTAGAGACAAACAACAATGCCACAGTACATAAGGTAGAAATCCACAAAATATGTCATTTCCATGAAAATGACATATCCAACACCACTCCTCATTATTTCAGTATCTTCTATTAGGGCCCAAGCCAGTTTCACACCCATATACAGGCAACCCTAACACTGATCTGTGCTTCACCATTGTTTTCTAAAAAATTCCAGAAACTCATATACACCTTAtactttgtttgcctttttccaAAGCATCCGCATATGACAGTTAATAtaaaaaagatgaagagaaagcagtCCTTCTGACTGTCTGGCATTTAACCTATGGAGCAGTAACATAACTACAAGGGTAGCTGACAGAACCATGCATATTCAACAGCTGAGAAACTTTTTGATACTCTCTTCTACAAGAATATGCAGAACTCCTACTGTGTCTTCTTAACTACTACAGGGACAGTTTAcatataaaaaatatacaatCAAGCTTAACTCACTTAACAGAGCTGAATGCTTGGACCTTAAATAAGAGAGCACAGTCAGCATATGCAGCCTTTTAAGAATTTGCTACCAAATATCAACAAATATAAACCTCACCTTCTCTTCAGCACTTCTCTCTTTTCTATCCGGTTAAACAGTTCctgctctctctccttttccgTCATTTGTTCCAGTCGAGCTCGGTCTTCTTCATCTCCCATCAGGTCTTCTCCATAGCCATCATGGAACTCCTCATCTTCAGATGAAGAATCTGAATCTGAGCTAGATGAGGAGCTGTTGCTTTCTGAGTCAGAGACTTCTCCTAATTCAAAAATATAAGGAAGTGAAATTCAGCTGGGGCAAAGACCAAGCACTTAATTATAGCACATTAGCATGGGATAGCACCAATTAATTTTACACTTGTCTTCCACTATACTAAAATCATACATATAATGAAAATTAAGGCCAGGTTGAAATTACCATATGTAATAGGGAATATTACCATAAGTAtgctaaaaaaattataaaatgagTGGTATTACATTTGAACACAAATTATAAGTAAAAATTCttagcaaaacaaacaaattaaaaaaaccttttagtAATGTGTCATGGTACTAAAGTTAGACTTTTTGCCTATATGCTGATGTTCCTGACAAGCTGCTCATACAGCCATGAATTTGTGTGCGCACAGCTCAAACACCATGATCAACCACCACAGACTTGCACATTAACCACCTCATTAGAGCAACCTGAAGGACCAAAATTCCTCAGGGGAAGACTGCAACACTATGAATTGCTACACCAGGAGATAAAGTTGAAACCAATACCCTGAGGGCTGGCAAGGGCTTGACTCTAGCCCCATTACTGTAACAAGCCCTACCAGCTACGCAGGGGTTTAGGGAACAGCTGACTCCCCAATAGTACTGGATAACACCACCTTTAAACTTGATCCAAGCGCTTTGATTATCTCACCTAATTGactaaattatattaaattacaAAAGCAGGCCATTAGGATTCCTTCTTTCACTTCCATTCTGGTATTAGTATATCTGGAAACTTAGAGCTTTGCAACCTCCAGCTTTGCAAGTTCACACTGTGAAAACCCTTGATTTGTAAGCACTGATGTATACAGGCACAGTCACTCCATGCCTTTGTCTGTATCTGTTGTTCTTGATATACTTAAAACTGTAAGCTCCTTCATATACTTTCTTAACTTCCTTTTTTAGTATCAATGGAAATCGTAAGTAAGCACCTGCAAACCTTCATGGGCATGATGAAAACAGAAGACAGGAAGTTTGCCCAGCAtggaaatatattaaatattcatgTAAAAATTCTGATAAAGTTATcgaattatttttcttcttctgtgtcAGTACAAATGTGCAAGAATTCCAATTCAGAGCAAATGCATGCGAGATAAGCTCCTATTTGCATTACAATCTCTATACACCTTTCCCTTTGTTATCACAAGAAGTTTGGGATGGGAAAATACgtcaaagagaataaaaaatgcGACCCACGTGGGTAGATGGGACATGCTAGAAGGAAGCAAGGAATTTTCTAGGAGAAAGTCGAGCAATGAAACGTCATTCATTCCTCAGCTGAAACAGCATTTAGTTTGCATTTGTAATGGAGTGCTCACAGCAATGCTACACTGAATTACCTGCACTTCAAGCcacagtaaatttaaaaagttaccCTGACTGTGAGTTACACAATGAAAAAGTCTTTGAAGATGGTCTTCAACACCACCACCACGCAACACTGCTCTTCAGGGTGCACAACAGGTAAGTTCACTTGGAATCACACTAAATAAAAGCACGTGCATTATCTTACCCTCTTCAGGAGCCGAGCTCTCAGCCGAGCTGTCTTTATCTGAGCTGCCGGAAGAGGCAGCTTTGTTCATCTGTTTCTTCATGgctcctttcttctctgccttACCcgcttttcccttttttttgtttttagaacCTCCAACAGTCCACTGCAAGGAAAGAACCAAGAAAGGGATCATGAGACCCAAACAAGActctcttctcccttctccagAAGACTGGAGTAAAATCAGCTGAGAAATAGCCCAACAATAcctgacagcaaaaaaaaaaatatacaagtgtaaagaagaagaaaaaaaaaagagaagccaaTAGGAAATTTATCAGATAAGTGAGAGTTTTTTACAAGGTTTTTAGGAGTAGAGTGTTGGTGGTTGGTTGAagttttttctttggaaaaaaaaaaaaaaaacccacccagttATAACAGTTGGTAGGTCACTCCTTTTAAAAGATAATGAAGACTTCAAAGTTGGCAATATCTGCCAAGGGAGGAggtattgaaaatattttcctaagaaaataatttcaaacaatGTGTTCAATGTGTTCGTAAAGATTAGCTTCAGTTTACTATGAAACTGATGTTTTTCCAGACCTAGTTTAATCAGAAGCAGATTTTATATTTCATGAAGGATAGCAATTATATGACAGCCTTTTCAAAATCTTTGTTTTAGCAAAAGTACACGGTGTCTGTATTTCTATGCAACAAGGCAACAGTGCACTCATAGATGCAGGTGGTGGCACTAGCCCCTATGTACATGAAGTGGAATCaaatcagaatcacagaagttgggggaaaaaataaagaaaaaatacagtatcaagtcctaattttaattttcagttaatATCATCTTTTCAGTTAACTTAGACCACAGTTTCCAAGTGCAGGACTTACATCTCTAGCCATACATAGATAGCCATTTTAAATCACAAAGTCCCAGAAGAATGGGAATAGTATTTACCTTACAGTGTGATTTCTCAATAGAATTTTTACATTGTTCCAACTACCTGGGTAAAGCCAGAAGGGAATAGAAGCAATAAGGATTGCCCATATATTACTTAAAAGCTTTACAGTATTTTGCACCTCATCGCCTCTCCTAGAAATTCTTCAGGCATGAGACCCTCTGGAATACAATAGGCTTTATATAGATATAggtatagatatagatataaatCCTCTAAATACCTGTATATTAGTCTCATCTTTCATGGATATCACCATCTGGTTGAGCATGCAGTGTTAAAAAACCAGTCATAATGCAAGTGAGTAAATACAGTTATGCATAACTGA
This window contains:
- the RTF1 gene encoding RNA polymerase-associated protein RTF1 homolog; the protein is MVKKRKGRVLIDSDTEDSGSEENLDQELLSLAKRKRSDSEEKEPPVSKPTASSDSETSDSDDEWTVGGSKNKKKGKAGKAEKKGAMKKQMNKAASSGSSDKDSSAESSAPEEGEVSDSESNSSSSSSDSDSSSEDEEFHDGYGEDLMGDEEDRARLEQMTEKEREQELFNRIEKREVLKRRFEIKKKLKTAKKKEKKEKKKKQEEEQEKKKLTQIQESQVMSHNKERRSKRDEKLDKKSQAMEELKAEREKRKNRTAELLAKKQPLKTSEVYSDDEEEEEDDKSSEKSDRSSRSSSSDEEEEKEEIPPKSQPVSLPEELNRVRLSRHKLERWCHMPFFAKTVTGCFVRIGIGNHNSKPVYRVAEITGVVETAKVYQLGGTRTNKGLQLRHGSDSRVFRLEFVSNQEFTESEFMKWKEAMFSAGMQLPTLDEINKKEVSIKEALNYKFNDQDIEEIVKEKERFRKAPPNYAMKKTQLLKEKAMAEDLGDQDKAKQIQDQLNELEERAEALDRQRTKNISAISYINQRNREWNIVESEKALVAESHSMKNQQMDPFTRRQCKPTIVSNSRDPAVQAAILAQLNAKYGSGVLPDAPKDMSKGQGKDKDVNSKSASDLSEDLFKVHDFDVKIDLQVPSSESKALAITSKAPPAKDGAPRRSLNLEDYKKRRGLI